From Hypanus sabinus isolate sHypSab1 unplaced genomic scaffold, sHypSab1.hap1 scaffold_637, whole genome shotgun sequence, a single genomic window includes:
- the LOC132389723 gene encoding gastrula zinc finger protein XlCGF26.1-like — protein MAHQRVHTGEKPFTCSECGKGFTQSSTLLVHQRVHTGEKPFSCSECGKGFTQLSHLQSHQQVHTREKAFTCSECGKRFTHSSTLQRHQQVHTGVKPFTCSVCGKGFTQSSTLLVHQQVHTGEKPFTCSVCGKRFTNLSSLQKHQRVHTGERPFTCSECGKRYADSSTLQSHQRVHTGERPFICSVCGKGFTWSSDLRSHQRVHTGEKPFTCSECGKRFTHSSHLQSHQRLHTGERPFICSVCGKGFTRLANLQRHQRVYTGEKPFTCSVCGKRFTHKSHLQNHLRVHTGERPFTCSECGKGFTQLSHLQSHQQVHTGEKAFTCSECGKRFTRSSTLQRHQRVHTGEKPFTCSVCGKGFTESSTLLVHQRVHTGEKPFTCSVCGKGFTQSSTLQRHQLVHTRERSGDCDGHGKTFSFRFLRESIVDFEQKADLAKTANECELKLKEIRRLIRETLWTNFGNVELLTVLQAAEDECEDVTAVQPDGHQEAYGFMLNHLQGLVKTAKEVGTMEPARGSEAPSESNSKSPSWFPRRPTSYRQGERRMLKD, from the exons atggctcaccagcgggttcacactggggagaagccattcacctgctcagagtgtgggaaaggatttacacagtcatctaccctactggtacatcagcgagttcacactggggagaagccattctcctgctcagaatgtgggaagggattcactcagttatctcacctacagagtcaccagcaagttcacaccagggagaaagcgttcacctgctcagaatgtgggaagagattcactcactcatccaccctacagagacaccagcaagttcacactggggtgaagccattcacctgctcagtctgtgggaaaggattcactcagtcatctaccttactggtacatcagcaagttcacactggggagaagcctttcacctgctcagtctgtgggaagagattcactaatttatccagcctacagaaacatcagcgagttcacactggggagaggccgtttacctgctcagaatgtgggaagagatacgctgactcttccaccctacagagtcatcagcgagttcacactggggagaggccattcatctgctcagtctgtgggaaaggattcacttggtcatctgatttacggagtcatcagcgagttcacactggggagaagccgttcacctgttcagaatgtgggaagagattcactcattcatctcacctacagagtcatcagcgacttcacactggggagaggccgttcatctgctcagtctgtgggaagggattcactcggttagctaacctacagagacaccagcgagtttacactggggagaagccgttcacttgctcagtctgtgggaagagattcactcataaatcccacctacagaatcacctgcgagttcacactggggagaggcctttcacctgctcagaatgtgggaagggattcactcagttatctcacctacagagtcaccagcaagttcacaccggggagaaagcgttcacctgttcagaatgtgggaagagattcactcgctcatccaccctacagagacaccagcgagttcacactggagagaagccattcacctgctcagtctgtgggaaaggattcactgaatcatctaccctactggtacatcagcgagttcacactggggagaagccgttcacctgctcagtctgtgggaagggattcactcagtcatctaccctacagagacaccagctagttcacactagggagag gtcgggggactgtgatgGCCATGGCAAGACCTTCAGCTTCCGCTTCCTGAgggagtccattgtggattttgag CAAAAAGCCGACCTGGCAAAGACGGCAAATGAGTGTGAGTTGAAACTGAAGGAAATCAGAAGGTTGATCCGGGAGACTCTTTGGACCAACTTTGGAAATGTTGAGTTGCTCACAGTACTACAAGCAGCAGAGGATGAATGTGAAGACGTCACTGCTGTACAACCTGATGGCCACCAGGAGGCGTATGGCTTCATGCTTAACCACCTGCAAGGACTGGTAAAGACAGCAAAGGAGGTGGGAACGATGGAACCGGCCAGGGGATCGGAAGCACCTTCAGAGTCGAACTCCAAATCCCCAAGCTGGTTTCCAAGAAGGCCCACTTCATACAGGCAAGGAGAAAGGAGGATGCTGAAAGACTAA